The DNA segment GTCACATATTGCCATTTGTCCGTTTACCCAGAGCTACTCTCAAATTTCCTTCAGTCACGGCCGTCGCCAGCCGATCGGTGCGCCTAGCAGGGAGAGGAGACAACGGGTGGACGAGCTCGCGACCGAGGCCGAAGCGCTGTCGGCTGCTCTTCTCTCTATCGAGGACGAGCGGTCCTGGAACGCAACGGTCGAGCTGACGAACGCGCTGGCGATCGAACAGGCAGCCCTGGCCCTCGGCGACGAGTCGCTCGTCGCCCGGGCCCAGCTCGTCCAAGCCAACATGCGGCTACGGTCCGGCGACGTGGCCGGCGCCTCGGAGCAGATCCGGCACGTCTACCAGTGGGCGGCCGGGCACGGGGACGACCGGCTGCTGGCGCGCACTCACCTGGTCTGGTCGTACATCCACGGCCACCTCAGCGACGCCGAGCAGGCCCTGGAGCACGCCGTTCTCGCGGTCGAGCTGCTCGACGAGAACGCCACCCGGCACATGCACATCTGGCACCGTACGAAACTGGCCGACGCTCTCTGGGCGGCCGGCTCGATGGACCAGGCCCGGGTCCGCTACCAGCAGGCCGAGCAGCTCGCCGTGGAGACCGGCTCGCCGGCCCTGCTCTGCCTGCTGAACAACTACGCCTTCACCGAGTTCGACACCGGCAACCAGAAGCGCGCCGAGCAGGTGGCCGACCGTCTGCTGCGGCTCGCCGACGAGCGTGGCGAGAAGCTCGAACCGGCATACCTGGACACGGTCGGCTGGATCCAGATCGGCAACGGGCGGTTCGACGAGGCCGAGGCGACGATGCGGCTCTGCATCGAGCGGCACGACGAGGGCCGGTACGACGCCGCCGACGCCCTGGCCATGTACCTGCTGACGCTGGCCCGGGCACAGCGCGGCCTGGGGGCGTACGAGCGGGCCCAGGCCACGCTGGACGAGTCGCGGGCGATGTGCGACGAGCGCGACCTCGGTGACCTTCTCGTCCGCGTGTACCAGGAACAGGCCGAGCTGCATGCCGCCCGGGGCGATTTCGCTGCGGCCTTCACGGCGCACAAGCAGTTCTTCACGGCGTACCAGAATCGGCACTCGCTGCGACGGGAGGCACGGACCCGGACCCGGCAGGCGATGTTCGAGACCGACGAGGCCCGGCAGGAGGCGGAGCGGTTCCGGGAGCAGGCCCGGCGCGACCCGCTGACCGGGCTGCACAACCGCCGGTACGTCGACGAGAAGCTGCCCGCGCTGATTCAGAGCGACCCGTCGCTGGCCCTGGCCATCGTCGACCTGGACCACTTCAAGCAGGTGAACGACCGGCTCTCGCACAACGTCGGCGACCAGGTGCTGATCTCGGTGGCCGATCTGCTCGCCTGCGGGGTGGCGGCCGCCTGCCCGGACGGCTTCGTCGCCCGAATGGGTGGTGAGGAGTTTCTGATCGTGCTGCCCGGCGCCGGGCTGAATCGGGCGGCGGCGGTGCTCGACGGCATCCGCCGGTCGGTGCGCGCGCACCACTGGACACCGCTGACCCATGGGCTGCCGGTGACGGTGAGCATCGGAGTCGCGCACGTCGCGGAGGATCCCGCGCCCACCCAGCCCTCCCTACTGTCCACAGCGGACAGTCGCCTGTACGCTGCCAAACACGCCGGACGTGATCGCGTCGTGTCGGTCACCGACCGCCGGGAGCACTCCGCGCACGCCTCCGCAGCCTGACCGAATCGGCACAATCGGTAGCTGGATTCGGTCTCCGGGGGTTAAGTCGGTCAATCATTGCCGCTACCCTGGACGGGCCGAGAAGATCGGCTACGGGGTCGTGGCGCGAGGAGGCGGTCGTGGGCAAGGGCAACAGTGAGGTGGCCCCTCCCGGGGTCAACATCAACGTCCCGCACTCGGCCCGCATCTACGACTACTGGCTCGGCGGCAAGGACAACTTCGCCGTCGACCGCGCCGTCGGCGAAGCGATGATGAAAGCCATCCCCGGCATGCGCTACATGGCCGGCGAGAACCGCAAGTTCGTCCACCGCGTCGCCCGCGACCTGGTCGACAAAGAGGGCATCAGCCAGTTCCTGGACATCGGCACCGGCATCCCGACCCGGCCCAACCTCCACGAGATCGCCCAGGGGCTCAACCCCGAAGCCGCCGTGGTCTATGTGGACAACGACCCGATCGTGCTGGTCCATGCAAGAGCCCTGATGATCAGTACGCCGGAGGGCCGCTCGGAGTACATCTCCGCCGACATCCGCGATCCCAAATCGATCATCGAGGATCGGGCTCTCCGGGACACGCTGGACCTGACCAAGCCGGTCGGTCTCACCCTGATCGCCATCCTGATGCTGCTCTCCGACGCCGACGACCCGTGGAGCAAGGTCGCCGAGCTGCGCGACGCCCTGCCGTCCGGCAGCCTCCTCGCGATCACCCACCCGACGGCCGACTTCAACCCCGACGAGGTGAACGCCGCTGTCGAGGCCGCCACCGGGGCCGGGATGACGCTCGTGGCGCGCACCGAGAGCGAGGTGCAGCGCTTCTTCGGCGACTGGGAGATGCTGGAGCCGGGGCTCGTGCCGGTGTCGAGCTGGCGTCCGGATAGCGAGGTGGCCGATCCGAAAGCCGCATATTACTGGGCCGGCGTGGCCCGCAAACCGTAAGACCTCGATAACCCACAGTCATGTGAAAACCCCCGCCGGCTCGGCCCGGCGGGGGTTTTCCAGTAAAGCTCCAAGACCGGATGGGCGGCCCAGCACGGGGAACCGGACCGCCCATCCGGCGTCAGACGGGTGTACTCCGTAACACCCGCAAGCGCGGACGCTTGCACGCCGGCGGGACGGGCATCCGCCCCGCGCGGATCAACATCTCCCGGACCTCGCCGGACCGCCCCGAGCCGTCCACCACCACGGCGCGCACGCCGAACCAGGTGTCACCCTCGTGCGGGACCGGTCGTGACCAGTCGACGTGAAGCATGCGGAGCCGGATCGGCCCGACGCCGTAGCAGTAGTCCGCCTCGGCGAACTCGTGCACGGGCCAGAGTGGACCGCTCGGCCGCAACCGATCGTCACGAACCCGTGGCGCAGAAGCACCCCACCGGCCCCTGACCGGACGTGGCCCGGCCGGGCGCGGCTGGCGGCACCGAATGAGGTCACTCGCGCGCGTCGGACTCACCCTCCTCGGCTGACGGCTCCGCGGCGGTCCCCCCGCCGGGCCGGCTCAACGCATACCTCACCCCGCCGAACCGGTGCGTGACCGTGCTGGCCCGGGCCTCTGCCGCGCACACCTCATCGATGGCCGGCTCGTCCCGGAAGAGCAACGCCGGGTTCCCACGGCGCGCGACCTCGGTCACCTCTGAACCGTTCGGATCGGGATGTTCCGGGCCGATGTTGGGAATCGACACACTCGTCACCTCTCGCTCAGAACGCCCCCCGCCAGGGGAGCCTCGCGCTGAGGCCGCAGACGTCGCTCCGCGACCGACCCATCACCCAAAGATGTCACCCTGAGTGACAACCATGAGGAGCAGTACGTGCGTTATCATGCTCAAAATCACGTGACTACGCAAGGCCAGATGCACGTGCATCTGCAATCTCGGCCTAATTGGCACGTGACATCACCACCCCCGGATCGATCGGCGGTCCGGGGCAGACCAAGGGAGCTTGGAATGGCCTACGTGGTCAACGGCATGCCAGCCGGCCAACTGCAGGGCGTTGTCTGGCAGAAGAGCCGTCGCAGCAACCCGAGTGGCAACTGTGTGGAGTGCGCGGTCCTGCCCGGCGGTGACGTCGCCGTGCGCAACTCCAGGGACCCGGAGGGTGCGGCGCTGATCTACACCCGTGCCGAGATCGAGGCGTTCCTCGGCGGGGTCCGCGACGGGGATTTCGACAACCTCGTCGCCTGAGCCTTCAAAGGTCCGGTCGCCGCTGCGACCGGACCTTTCTTTCAAGCTTTTCGCCCGTTATGCGGGGCGGCCGACCTCGTGCAGCAGCTTGCCGAGGATCTCCGGCGTGTGGTTCGGCGGCTCGGCGTCGATGCAGACGCGCTCCATGGCCATCGCGTACTGGTCGACGTCCTCGCGCTTGTCCAGGTAGATCGCGCTGGTCAGCTGCTCGACGTAGACCACGTCGGGGAGCTCCGGCTCGGGGAACCGCAGGATCGCGAACGGACCGCCGGCCGCGGCGTGCCCGCCGGCGTGGAACGGGATGATCTGCAGCCGCACGCTCGGCAGTTTCGACGCCTCGATCAGCGCCTCGATCTGCTGGCGCATCACCTCGACGCCGCCGATCGGCCGGCGCAGCACCGCCTCGTCGATCACCGCCCAGAGCTGCGGGCCACCCGACCGGGTGAGAATCTGCTGCCGGTGGCGCCGGACCTCGACACGGCGGTCGATCTCGTCAGCGCTCGCGCCGGCGTGACCCAGCATGATCACGGCGCGGGCGTACTCCGGAGTCTGTAGAAGGCCGGGCACGAACTGGATCTCATACGTACGGATCAGCGACGCGGCCGCCTCGAGACCGAGGTAGCTCTGGAACCAACCAGGAAGGATGTCGCTGAAGTGGTGCCACCAGCCCGGGTTGTTCGCCTGGCGGGCCAGGCCGAGCAGCGCCTCACGCTCGTCGTCGCTCTCCACGCCGTACATGCTGAGCAGGTCGGCGACGTCGCGCTCCTTGAAGCTGACCCGGCCGAGCTCCATCCGGCTGATCTTCGAACCCGAGGCCCGGATCTCGTAACCGGCCGCCTCACGGGTGATGCCCTTCGACTCCCGCAGCTTGCGGAGCTGGGAGCCCAGCAGAATGCGGAGGACGGTCGGGCCACCGCCCGGCGCCTCCTCCTGCGAACCCGCGCTCACCTGACTCCTCGTCGCCGCGTTGTGACTGCCCGGCACAGCCACAAGCATCCTAGAGCGGAGATCGTCCGCCGCGAAACCACGTCCAACCCTAGCCCGCGCGCATCTGCGCGAAGCAGATGCACGTGCATCCGGCCTTGCGAACGCACTTGATGACGAGCATGATAGCTGACAGACACGTACCGACTTGCTAACACAGCGTGCCGAAAAGTCAGACTGCTCGGCCGATGTGTGGCCCCCGACGCCCGGCTCATCCGGAAATGTGGAGGCACGCCCATGTCGAAGACGATGGCGTCCACGCCCACCGTCACCCCGCCGCAGCGTGACCCGGCCGATGTGGCTCCGTCCGAGAGCTACCGCCCGGCCGATCCGGTGTGGGTCTATCGGGACGGCTGGCGCGCCGGCGTCATCGAGGCGTCTTCTCCCCGCGCCGTAACCGTCACCTACCGCCCACTCGGACATCTCGGCACCGGCGTCGACACGTTCACCGCCCCCTACGTGACGTCCCGCCTCGACAACGACCCCACGCTCGATCACCGGGGTCTGCACCTGGTCCGCCGCCACCCGCTCAACCGGGGGCCGCTGGCATGACCGGCGCTGTGACCGTTTCGGCGATAGTCGGCCTGCTCAGCCTCTTCTCCGGCGTGGCCCTCGGGTGGTACCTCCGCCGGACCAACGACTGGTGCCCGACCTGCGGGGAGCAGCTCACCTGCCACGGCACGTGTCACCAGCTGAGCCTGCGTTAGTTTGGAGCGCATGACGGCCGCGAATCTCTCGTGCGCCGCGCGCGACGCGGCCCTGTCCCGGGCATTCGAGTTCCTGGGC comes from the Actinoplanes sp. OR16 genome and includes:
- a CDS encoding helix-turn-helix transcriptional regulator — its product is MSAGSQEEAPGGGPTVLRILLGSQLRKLRESKGITREAAGYEIRASGSKISRMELGRVSFKERDVADLLSMYGVESDDEREALLGLARQANNPGWWHHFSDILPGWFQSYLGLEAAASLIRTYEIQFVPGLLQTPEYARAVIMLGHAGASADEIDRRVEVRRHRQQILTRSGGPQLWAVIDEAVLRRPIGGVEVMRQQIEALIEASKLPSVRLQIIPFHAGGHAAAGGPFAILRFPEPELPDVVYVEQLTSAIYLDKREDVDQYAMAMERVCIDAEPPNHTPEILGKLLHEVGRPA
- a CDS encoding SAM-dependent methyltransferase, with protein sequence MGKGNSEVAPPGVNINVPHSARIYDYWLGGKDNFAVDRAVGEAMMKAIPGMRYMAGENRKFVHRVARDLVDKEGISQFLDIGTGIPTRPNLHEIAQGLNPEAAVVYVDNDPIVLVHARALMISTPEGRSEYISADIRDPKSIIEDRALRDTLDLTKPVGLTLIAILMLLSDADDPWSKVAELRDALPSGSLLAITHPTADFNPDEVNAAVEAATGAGMTLVARTESEVQRFFGDWEMLEPGLVPVSSWRPDSEVADPKAAYYWAGVARKP
- a CDS encoding GGDEF domain-containing protein is translated as MDELATEAEALSAALLSIEDERSWNATVELTNALAIEQAALALGDESLVARAQLVQANMRLRSGDVAGASEQIRHVYQWAAGHGDDRLLARTHLVWSYIHGHLSDAEQALEHAVLAVELLDENATRHMHIWHRTKLADALWAAGSMDQARVRYQQAEQLAVETGSPALLCLLNNYAFTEFDTGNQKRAEQVADRLLRLADERGEKLEPAYLDTVGWIQIGNGRFDEAEATMRLCIERHDEGRYDAADALAMYLLTLARAQRGLGAYERAQATLDESRAMCDERDLGDLLVRVYQEQAELHAARGDFAAAFTAHKQFFTAYQNRHSLRREARTRTRQAMFETDEARQEAERFREQARRDPLTGLHNRRYVDEKLPALIQSDPSLALAIVDLDHFKQVNDRLSHNVGDQVLISVADLLACGVAAACPDGFVARMGGEEFLIVLPGAGLNRAAAVLDGIRRSVRAHHWTPLTHGLPVTVSIGVAHVAEDPAPTQPSLLSTADSRLYAAKHAGRDRVVSVTDRREHSAHASAA
- a CDS encoding DUF397 domain-containing protein — its product is MAYVVNGMPAGQLQGVVWQKSRRSNPSGNCVECAVLPGGDVAVRNSRDPEGAALIYTRAEIEAFLGGVRDGDFDNLVA